The genomic DNA CCGCAGGCGGGCGCCCGTCGCGGTGCGCAGACGCAGCCCGAGGTCCTTCCACACCTTGACCCCCCGCGCCCCACGCCGAACGGAATCCTCCAGCTGCCCCACCAGCGCTGACGCGGGGGCGCCGGCGCGCAGGAGCGACCAGTCCACGTGGCAGTACGTCGTGAATCGCCCGGGATGGGCCCTGTCATAGCGCTCGACGTTCGCGGTCAACTCCTCACCCCAGCGCCCGTCGAGGTTGACCACACGCTCGACGTTGGCCGCGTCCAGCACGTCGAGCAGCGCCGTGACATCGGGAGCCGCCCAGGCTGGGGACAGCCAACGACCCAGGTGCGTGTGCACGTCGATGGCCGGGTACGCCGGCCGTGGTCGTTCCGTCACCGGGGTCACGAGTTGCGATCGGGGGGTCCAAGCCAGCAGGGGAATTCGGCTGGACGACAGCGCGGGCGCTCGCGTCAGCTGAAGCAGTCTCCTGGCTCGGCGGACAGCACCCACCGGTCGACTCTAGGACGCCGGGGGCGCGGATGGTTCCGGCAACAGCCGGCCCTCGGCGCGGCGGGCCTGCCGCGCGGCGTAGGCGCGCCACACCCCCGGAACCCGCAGCGCCAGCGCCTTGCGCCGTAGACGCGGATCGTGCGGGGCCATCGCCGCGGCCGCCGCGAAGGCATCGGCCGCCCGGGCACCCTCGGCCCGCGCCAGCGCGGCCTCGCCGGCGGCGACGTGCTCCGACCACGTCCCGCGGCGGAGCGGGACCTCGGCCTGCAACCGCTCCTCGGCACTCATGCACGCCCCGAACGCCTCCAGGATGTGCCGCCGAAACGCCCGTTCCCCGACGCTCATCGCGGCCCCATCGGTGGACAACGTGCCCGGGCCGCGCCGATAGAGCGCGTACGGCGTGGGCTGCCGCACGACCTCCCACCCCGAATACACGGCACGGGCGGCGAAGTCCCAGTCCTCGACGGCCCGCATCGACTCGTCGTACCCGCCGATCTCCGACCACATCGCCCGCGGGTACACGTGGAACATCGCGACGATGTTGTGCTCCATGATCCGGCGGCGCTGACCCTCCAGGCGGCGCGGCATGCGGTCCGGCAGCACGCGCCGGCGTTTGATCCCGCGGGCGCCGTACAGCGAGGCGTCCGCGGCCACGTGGCGACGGCCACCACCGGCGCGGGCCCAGACCCGCATCGCCGCCTCGACGTGCGGGGGGAGGAGCACGTCGTCCGCGTCGAGCAGGGCGATCATGGCGCCGCGGGCGGCTCGAATGCCGGCATTGCGCGCGGCGGACACGCCGCCCCGGGGCTGGCTCACGGCCCGGATCAAGGGACCGTACCCCGCCATGATCTGCGCCGTCCGGTCGGTCGAGCCATCGTCGACGACCACGATCTCCAGGGGCGCGTACGTCTGCATCAGCGCACTCGAGATCGCCTCGCCGAGGGTGCGTTCCGCGTTGAAGGCGGGGATGATCACGCTCACGAGCGGTCGCGTCACCCCGCGATTATGTCCCAGCCGTCCCGCCGCACCGGGGTCGACCGGCGGGGCGCCGGGGCTCGGCCGTGCGGCGACGTACCCTGGCGCACACCAGGTTCCGGCGGGAGGTGCACGGATGACGTCGCATGCTCGATGGATCCGCCTCGCCGGGCGGGTGGCCCGACGCGGCGGACTGTACGTGCGCCGCCTGCGCCACGGTCCGCGCATGGCCGCCCAGCAGGTCCTCCTCGACGCTGCGCTGGCACGCCGGTGGACGCGGATTCCCGTCCTGCCCCTGCTGCTCGACGTCGAGCCGAACAACTACTGCAACTACCGGTGCGCGCACTGTCAGGTCACCCACTGGGACAACGCGCGGGTCAGCCTGGACCTCGCCGGACTGGACCGGATCCTGGATCAGTTCCCGCGCGTGGCCGAGGTGACCCTGCAGGGCATGGGCGAACCGCTCCTCAACCGCGAAACCCCGGCGCTGCTCCGCCGCCTCGCCCAGCGCGGCATCCGCGCCGACCTCACCACCAACGGTTCGGTGATGACCGATGAGGTCCGAGATGCGTTGCTGGACACCGACACCCGGGTGACGTTCAGCCTCGACGGGGCGACCCCTGAAGTGTTCGAGGCCATCCGGGTCCGGTCCTCACTCGACCGGGTCCGCACGAACGTGCGCCGGTTGACGGAGGCGCGGTCGCGGTACGGCGGGCGCCGGCCACGACTCGACGCGCGCATGGTGGTCACCACCCGAAACGTCCACGAACTCCCCGACGTCGTTCGACTCGCGGCGCAGCTGGGCCTCGACGCGGTGGTCGCGCACACGGTCCTGGTCGACTGGGGCCGGCGCGACATGGAGGACGTCAACCTCGGCACCCGGGTCCGGGATCACCCCGGGCTCACCGGCCCGCTTGCGGAGGCCGAACGCACGGCGGCGGAGGTCGGCATCGACTTCGCGCACTCCGACGAGTTGTACGACCGGGACCAGGTCTGCCGGTGGCCCTGGACCCGACCGTTCATCTCCGCGGCCGGGGATGTCACGCCCTGCTGCGTCCTGTCGGACCCGACGCGCTACGCCGTCGGGAATCTCCACGAGCAGAGCATCCGCGACATCTGGAACAACGACGCCTACCAGCAGCTCCGCGCCCGCCTGGCGAGCGGGCGCATCCCCGAGACCTGCGCCGCCTGTTACGCGACCGACGAGCGCGACCAGGCCAGCACCAGCCGACCACCGGCCACGACGCCGGCCGATGGGGCCCCCAACCCGTCCCCGCTGGTTGGACCATCGCCAGTAGCCATCGGCTGATCGCAGGCCGCGTCGCCGGCGGTTTGCGGGTGGCCAGGACGGGTATGCCTTGGGCCAACACCTCCGGTTCCGCGAAAGGCCAGCCATGAGTGTCGTCGAACGCCGCACTACCGCAACGCCGGACGCCGTCTGGGCCGTGATCGCCGACGGGTGGACCTTCGCCTCGTGGGTCGTCGGAGCCAGCCGGGTGCGGGCCGTCGAGGCCGGCTGGCCGGCGGTCGGGGCGCACGTTCACCATTCGGTCGGCACGTGGCCCGCGGTGTTGAACGACGACACCGAGGTGCTGGAGTGCGAACCCGGCTCCCGCATCGTGCTGCTTGCCCGGACGCGTCCCGTCGGGGAGGCCAAGGTCGACATCACGCTCACCCCGGACGGCGGCGGCACGGTGATCCGCATGGCCGAGGACTTCGTGACCGGGCCCGCGCTCGTCGTACCCCGTCCCGCCCGCTCTGCGGCCCTGCGCGCCCGCAACACCGAGACCCTGCATCGCCTCGCGCTCATGGCCGAGCGCCGCCAGGAGCCCTGAGCCGGTCAGGCGCCCGGCCACACCCAGGGCGGGGAGGCGTCGGCGTACAGCCTGCGCACCGCGGCCAACCGGACGGTCTCCCCGCGGCGACCCCACGGTTTGGCGTCGGTGAGGGCGGCCCGGGCGGCGAGGTAGCCGCAGGCACCGTGCACCCCACCGCCGGGGTGACTGGCCGCGCTGCCCAGATAGAGCCCCCGCAGATGGGTGCGCGGGCCGCCGAAGCCCGTCCCGGGCCGCCAGATGGCCTGCTGGAACAGCTGTTGCGTGCCCCCGCCGACGGCGCCCTGACCGAGGTTGGCGTTGGCTTCTTCCAGCGTCGCCGGCGTCTGCGTCCAGCGTTCGACGATGAGGTCGCGCCAGTCGGGGGCGTACTCGTCGAGCATCGCCTCGCTGTTCGCCACGAGCTCGCCCGCGGCGCCGTCGTCGGTGACGCCGCGGGGCAGGTGGGTGTAGAGCCACAGGGTCTCCGTTCCGGCCGGAGAGCGCGACGGGTCGATGCTGCTCATCTGTCCGATCAGCGCGAACGGGTGCTGTGGGATCGTGCCCGCCTCCAGGTCCGCGGACCACTGCACGAGTCCGGAGACGCCCCGCCCGACGTGCACGACGCCGGCCCCTCGGGCCTGTTCCGCGCGCCAGGGCATGGGGCCGGACAACCGGTAGTTGAGCTTGACCGTCGGCAGGTCCCACTCGAATTGGCGCAGCCGGGCGCGCAATCCGGCGGGGACCTCGTGCGCCTCCAGCAGCCGTTCGTAGAGGATCGGGGCGCTCGTGTCGGCGATCACCGCCCGCCGAGCCTTGATCCGCCGACCGTCTGAGGTCTCCACGCCGCCGGCGGCGCCGTCGTGCACGACGACGCGTCGGACGATGGTGCCGAGGTCGACCCGCACACCCGCGGCCTGGGTCCGGCCCAGCAGCGCATGGGCGAGCTGCGCCGCGCCGCCGACGGGGGAGGGGAACCCCACGTCCTGCGCCAGCATCGTCATGAGCCAGCCGAAGACGCCACTGACCGGCGCCGTCGGCGGCGCGTCGGCGTGCATGGCGTTGCCCGCGAGCAGCTCCCGCCCGGCCCGGCCGTGAAACACCTCCGCACCCATCCGGGTCGTCGGCAGCAGCATGAAGCGCACCAGGTCCGGCAGGTGGGCCGGCCCGACCGCGGCCGCGAGCCGCCCCGCGGGCAGGACCGGGGGCCAGCGGGTCAGGAGCGCCTGTAGGAAGGGCTCCTTGATCGCCTGGTACTGCTCCACCAGCCGCATCCAGGCGGGTCCGTCGCGGGGGTCGTCCTCGGCCAGGAGGGCGGCGGTGTCCTGCGGGCGAGACCGTACGGCGGGAGCCCACGTGTCCTGCGGCCAGGCCAGGTGGGCCACCTGAGTGCGGGCGGAGGCCCACCGCAATCCGTGGTCCTCCAGACCCAGTCCGGGCAGGATCGGCGAGGCGACCGCGAGGGGATAGCAGGCGCTGAATTCGTCCATGATCCAGCCGTCGTGGTCGACCGAGGCCACCGCGCCACCGACGACGGCCCGCTCCTCGAGCACGAGGACGTCCCAGCCGGCGTCCGCCAGCGTCGCCGCCGCGACCAGGCCGTGGTGTCCCGCGCCGATCACGACCGCGTCGACGACCTCGGTGGCACCGCGGGCATTTCCCTGGCTCGCGCCGCGGGCGTGGCCCTGGCCCGCCCCGCGGGGGTGGCCCTGGCCCGCCCCGCGCGAGGCCGGCGGCTCGTCGGACGGGCGCGGCCGGCGGGGCGGGGCGGGCTGTCCGTGCGTCATGGCGTCCTCCGTCGTGACAGATCTCGGCGTACCGATGGCAGGCCCATACCCCCTCGCGCCATGCGCAAGCTCATCCAGGAGCCAATCGCATGAAACGCCGGAATTCGGGCACATGACCCCACACACCGGTTACCACGGAAGGATCCGCCATGCCCGCAGAGAACCCGCCCCCCACGGTCGAGCAGCCCACCACTCCCGGGCCGCCACCCGTGCCCAACCCGGACCAGCAGGGGCCCGAGCAGGTGTCGGCCACCGGAAGCCCCACGGGCGCCCCGGCGACATCGCGGGCGCAGTCCGGCGAGTTCCTGACCACCGCTGCCGGCGTACGGCTTCGCGACACCGACCATTCCCTCAAGGCGGGCCGGCGCGGCCCTACCCTCCTGCAGGATCACCACCTGCGGGAGAAGATCACGCACTTCGACCACGAACGCATCCCCGAGCGCGCCGTGCATGCCCGCGGCGCGGGCGCGCACGGGACGTTCACCTCGTACGGCACCGCCGGCAAGATCACCTCTGCCGGGTTCCTCGCTGCGGACGTGACCACCCCCGTGTTCGTGCGGTTCTCCACCGTGGTGGGCTCGCGCGGCTCGGCCGACACGGTGCGCGACACCCGCGGCTTCGCCGTGAAGTTCTATACCGATGAGGGCACCTTCGACCTGGTCGGCAACAACATGCCGGTGTTCTTCATCCAGGACGGGATCAAGTTCCCCGACCTTGTCCACGCGGCCAAGCCGCACCCGGACCGGGAGATTCCGCAGGCCCAGAGCGCGCACGACACGTTCTGGGACTTCGTCTCGCTGCACACCGAGGCGCAGCATCACACGATTTGGAACATGTCCGACCGCGGTATCCCGGCGTCCTACCGCGCCATGGAGGGCTTCGGCGTGCACACCTTCCGGCTGACCAACGCCGCGGGGGAGACCTGCCTGGTCAAGTTCCACTGGAAGCCGGTCGCGGGCGTGCACTCGATGGTGTGGGAGGAGGCGCAGCTGACCCAGGGCGCCGACCCGGACTTCCACCGTCGCGACCTGGCCGACGCGATCGAGGCGGGCGCCTACCCGGAGTGGGAGCTCGGGGTGCAGGTCATGCCCGACACCGAAGACGAGATGTTCGCCGGGATCGACCTGCTCGACCCGACCAAGCTCGTGCCCGAGGAGCTGTGCCCGGTGCAGATGCTCGGGAAGCTGGTGCTCACCGCGAACCCGACGAACTACTTCGCCGAGACCGAGCAGGTGGCCTTCCACCCCGGCCACGTCGTGCCGGGCATCGACGTCACGAACGACCCGCTCCTGCAGGCGCGCCTGTTCAGCTACATCGACACCCAGCTCACCCGGTTGGGCGGCCCGAACTTCAACCAGATCCCGATCAATCGGCCGCACTGCCCGGTCAACGACATGCTGCGGGACGGGTTCCACCAGGGCGGGGTGCACACCGGCGTCGCGCCGTACCGGCCCAACTCCCTGGACGCGGGCAATCCCGCCGCGACCCCGGCGGACCAGCGGCCGTTCGTCGAGGTGGCCGCGCCGGTCTCGGGGGAGAAGGTTCGTGCGGTGCCCGAATCGTTCGGGGACCATTTCAGTCAGGCCCGGATGTTCCTGCGGAGTCTGACCCCGGCCGAGCAGGACCACGTGGCCGCGGCGTACACCTTCGAACTGGGCAAGTGCTACGAGTCGGCCATCCGGGAGCGGCAGCTCGCGCACCTGGCGGCCATCGACGCCGGCCTGGCCCAGCGGGTGGCGACCGGGCTCGGAATGGCCGTGCCCGAGCCGACGACAGCCGTGCCCGAGGTGGATCCCAGCCCGGCGCTGGCGCAGATCAAGCCCGGCGTCACCTACCCCGTCGCGGGTCGCGTGGTCGGTGTCGTCGCCTCGGACGAGGCGGACCTGGACGCGGTGCGCGCGGCGGTCGACGCTGTGGAGTCGGCGGGCATGACAGCCTTCGTCCTCGCGGGGCACGGCGGCTTCCTCGGTGGCACCGGCGGCGTGCCCGTGCACCGAACGCTGTTGGGCACCAGGTCGATCGAGTACGACGCGCTGCTGCTCGTCTCGGGCATCACGCCCGGACCGGACGCCACCGGCGGCATCGACGCCAAGGCCGGGGACCCCTCCGGCATCCCGAACACCGCGATCGACCCGCGGCTGTCGATGCTGCTCGGCGAGATGTACCGGCACTGCAAGGCCATCGCCTACCTGGCTGCGGCCGAGGGTGCGCTGGCGGCCGCCGGCATCGAGGAGGACGCCCCGGGCGTGGTGGCCGCCGACGACGCGGCCGCCGGGGTGGCCGCGCTGGCCGACCTGCTCGGCACGCACCGCGTGTGGGACCGTTTCCCGGCGCAGGGCCTCTGACGCCGCTCCGACTGGGCCGGCGCGATCCACACCGGCCCAGTCGGACGCTGCCCGCCCGTTCAGGTGGTCCAGCCGGTTGAGCCGATCCATTCGAGCGCCGAGATGGACGGCATGAACATGTATTCGCCGCCCGCCATGCGATTGAACGTGGTCACGCCGTTGACGCGCTCCCGCGCCGGTTCCTCCGGAACGGTGAACTGACCGGGCTCGGGGTGCAACCCGACGATGGGGTCCCGCTCGTCGGCCAGGTCGACGAAGTTGCCGCGGTTGATCCACTCCTGCTGCATGAACTCGATGGTGTCGAAGGCGCGCGCGCTGATGAAGATGAAATACAGCCCGCGATCCTCGGCGGCATCGTCGGCGGCGGTGAGCTCCGGCGACCATTTGGGGCCGAACGTCGAAGATCGCCGGACGATGCGCTTGATCTTGACGTCGGTCAAAATCGTCATCTGGCTGTCGCGAGGATTCATCCGCCTCATGTGCGCGGAATGCGGGCACATGAGGCCCTTTGCGTCATCGGCGAAGGTGAAATCGTTGTTGCGCAGCGGGTCGGCGCCCAGTTCGGGGTTGTCCCGGTTCGGCGCGAGGATGAGCGGCGCGCCCGACTGCCACCGGCCGAACATCTTGGCGCCCAGCCGCTGCTGCTCCTGTTCGCCGTCGGCGTGGTCCCGCAGGAAGTCGTTGAACGCGCCGACGCGGCTCACGAACTTGCGGAGCACGACATAGCTGCCGTTGCGCCCGAGCTGGTCCGGCTGCGGTACGCCCGAGTGGGCTGCCCGTCTCGCTGTCCTCGCCCAGGATGAACTCGCCGGGGGCGATGGCCTCCTGGTCGCCGGGGAAGGGCTCGACGCCGCTGCCCTTGATCGTCGGCTGCGCGATGCCGTCCCGGAAGCCGAAGGGGTTCTTCGCTTCCTCGTCAGCGCCGAACGCGTGGGTGCCGAGGAGAGTCACCCCGCTGGACGCGTCGAGCTCGTCCATCGCGGTGCCCACCGCGCGGGCCAGGGCGCGTTCGTCGGCCGCGTAGATGGTGAGCGCGATGTGGCAGCGGCGATCCCGGAACCCTTCGTCCCAGTGCTCCGGGGCGTTCTCACCGACGTCCCGCAGGATGTCGGCCCGCGCGGCCATGCCCTGCTGGAACGCCATCGGGAAGCTGGCGAGGGACTCCTCGGGCAAGCCCAGCGCCTGGAGCCCGGCGAAGCTGACCGCGACGCCGGTCCACGACTCAAGGTCTTCGGTGAACCCCGCGGCGGAGGGGATGTGCGGCGCCAGGCGGGCCATCAGGTCGCGGCCGCCGGCGGGGTCATCGACATGAAGCATGGCGTGCAGGCCGAAGTAGGGCTCCGGACGGTTGCGAAGGATCAACGCCTGGATGTCGTCCAGGTCCAACGACACGTCCTCATCGTGGAACCGCTCGCGAAGCGCGGCAAGGAGACCCATCTCAGTAATCCACCGGCTCCGGCTTGGCCAATTCGTCGGTGAGGTCCTTGAGAGCGGCGCGGGTGGTCTCGTTGGTGTTCATCACGTCCAGGAACTCCTGCAGGGCGTGATCCATTCGCTGGTAACGGCGTACGTCGACGACCGTCACCTGCGGATTGGCGACGAACCACCCGGCCGCGTCGATCTGGTGGTCGGCGATGAAATCCTTCACGTCCGGGCTGTCGATGCCCGGCCACCCTTCGATGTTCTGGAACAACAGGTCCATCAGTTCTGGAATCTTCGTGGCGAAATCGTTGATGTAGGCGTCCCAGTCCCCGTCGTACGCCGTCGCGAAGAGAATGCGCGTGTCGTTGTCGAGGAAGACGAACCGCATGTCGTGCAGGGTGGAGACCCGCTGGGCCCCGTCCATGTTGCCGTTCGTCAGGTTGAAGATGCGGCGGAGGCGGTCGGCGCCCCCGGGCTTCAGGTTGGCGATGGCCGTCAGCTCGGACACGTTGCCCGACTGCAGGCCGGCCCGGCCCGCCGATTGCGCGGTGCCCTTCAGATCAGGGTTGTGATCGCGGACCATCGCCTCGAGCGCGATCTTCACGATGTGGGGGGCGTCCGCGGCGACCTCCTCGACGCGGCGACGGATCTCTTCGAGGGTGGACTCGTCGGCGAGGCGCGGGTCGGTTCCGGTGTCGGTTTGCTGGCTCATGTCGTCCTCCTGATCAGGCGGGAACGTCGGCGAGGGAACGGGGTTCGGTGAGCGGTACCGCGTTCATGCGGTGTCGACGGTCGCTGGACACCTGGTAGACGTGGCGGCGGATCCGCATGATCGATCCGAGGGGCTGGTGAGCCTCGACGCCGTTCCAGGGGCTGAAGGCCAGGGCGTCGTCGGCCCAGACCCGGCGTGGATCCGAGAAGCTGTCCTGCGGCGGGAAGGTGATCGTGCCCAGCACCTCGTAGGGCGACTCCTTCTCGGACCACTCGATCGCTGCATCCTCGACCGGCATGGCGGCCAGGTCGGTGCACAACTGGACGCGCAGGTCGAAGGCCACCGACTGGTCGCGGGTGACGTCGGCCACCGCTCGTTCGATGCCCGACTGGGACAGGTCCGCCATGTCCTTGCCGGTCAGGGCGCGGGCATTGTCCGAGGAGGGCGCGACCGAGATCTTGGCGATGTAGTCGCCGAATCGCAGCGCGCCCTGGCTGAAGTACGTCTCGCCCAGCAGGTGGTGGTTGCTGGACGCGAGTCCCTGCAGCGTGGAACTCGCCTCTCGCCCCACACCCTCGACCACGTGCTCGACGCCGCGGGCGACCGCCGCCCCGGCACGCTGCACGGCCGAGGGGAAGCCGGCGCGGGTCTCCAGCATGGGCAGCATGTCCTTGTATTTCGGGATCGTGCCGAATGCCAGCGAGGGGATGTTGACCAGCAGGAAGTCCTGGTTATGGCTCTCGTCTCCGATCAGAAGCCGGGGTCCGTCCACCTCCATCACCTTGAGCGCGAAGCCGCGGGGCTGGGGGATGTCGTCGGGGCGAACTCCGCCCGGGGCCGAGGAGAGCCGAACGACCACGTCGTGGGTCCCGGCGGAGGCGAAGATCCCCTGCCGCAGGTGCTCGGGGAGGTCGGGACGGATCACCAGGCGACCCGCCAACACGCCATGGCTCTTCGCGTGCGCGTCGCGTACGGCGTGCCGGTTCTTCTCGAATTCCGCCAGGTTGGCCTGCGCCATCATCTCGGTGATGTCATCGATCAGCGCGGCCTCGTTGTCCACGGGCGTCTCGACATCGGGACTAAAACGAACGTAATTGGGCATGAGGTGTCCTCCAAAGTGGTGCGGACGCAATTCGGCATGGCCAGCATTCCTGGCGGTCGACATATGCCTATGGCCGACGATGCCGATGAGCCCCCGATGGGCTTGACGCGCACACAAATAGGGTTCCCCGACGTTGCCAGGCGGGGATGGTGCGCGAGCCTTGTCCGGTTTGTCGTGCCGGAGCAGCCTCCAAGCTGCCAGCTACGCGAAGGCCCGCAAGCCGACGAAAGTGCCAGGCCGACATGGGTGTTCGGTGTTGCGATCCGCCCTGCAGAAGCATGCCTCAAGGGCGTCCGGGCGGACGCTCGGACGCCCCTTGGAGGCGGACCTGGAGGTCAGGCGTCGCGCGGGACGATCTCGCCCATCGGCCCGAATCCGTCGACGTCCGGGGTGTCCACATAGATGATCTGCGGCTGCGCCGAGACGATGTCCGGCATCTCCGCCATGAATCGGGACACGTGGTCCTGGCGCATGTGCTCCTCGCCCGCGGCGCTGTCCCGGAAACCCTCGATGCAGACGTAGGTCTGCGGGTCCGCGACGCTGCGGGAGAACTCGAAGAATATGCAGCCGGGCTCGGCGGCCACCGCGGTCGCGTAGTCGGTCGACAGTTTCTCCCAGTCATGCTGCCGGTCGCTGCGAATAGGGAACTTTACGGTGATAAGGATCATGGCTGACTCCTGAGGCGAGATCCGGGCAACGACGTACGGCGACGTCGCCAGCACGCCGCGCCCACCCTACGCTCGGCCCAACCACCCCCACCCTGGGCCTCACACATCGGGCTCGCGGTGCGTCTACGGGATGCTGGGTACGCCGAGAGTAGGGAGCAGACCATGGACGCCGCCACCGGGTGGGGACGATCGTGAGCATGGCCGCCGCCGACGACGTCACGACAGGGGCGCGGCGCCGCGCCGCAGGCGACACCGCGCCGGCGACGCACGCCGCCATCCGTCGGCACGCGCACGTGCCCACGACCCTGGGCGACCTGCTGCTCGTCGCGGACGGGGACGAACTGGCGGGGGTGTATTTCCCGGACCACCGGTACCCGCCCGCGCCCGACCAGATCGGCGCGCCCACCGACATCACCGACGCCACGCGCCCCCGCGACCCGGTGCTCGGGCGGGCCGCGACGCAGCTGCGGGAGTACCTGGCTGGGCAGCGGCGGACTTTCCAGCTGCCCCTGCGCGCCGCGGGGGACGCATTCGCGCAGCGGGTGTGGGCACTGCTGTGCGAGATCCCCTACGGCTCCACGACTACGTACGGCGAGCTGGCGGACCGCCTCGGCGACCGGCGCCGGGCCCAGGCGGTTGGACAGGCGGTGGGGCACAACCCGCTGAGCATCGTCGTGCCGTGTCACCGGGTTCTGGGCGCGGACGGTGGACTACGCGGGTTCGCCGGGGGATTGGACCGCAAGCGCGCGCTGTTGGCTCTGGAACAGCCCGTCGGCGCAAGCCCGGACCGGCTCTTCTGAGCGGCCTGGCGGCGCCATGCGGGTTCCCTTCGAGCAGGCCGTCGACGCCCACGGGGCGACCGTGCTGCGGGTGTGCCGGGCGGTGCTCGGGTCGGGGCCCGACGCCGAGGACGCCTGGTCCGAGACGTTTCTCGCCGCACTGGTCGCCTGGCCCGACCTGCCCGATGAGGCAAACGTGCAGGCGTGGCTGGTGCGCATCGCCCATCGGAAGGCCATCGACGTCACCCGCGCGCGAGGTCGCCGGGCGGTGCCGACGGACGCCGTACCGGAATCACCCTCTCGCCATGGAGATCCCGCCGCTGAGGCCGGCGAACACGACGTCTGGCGGAGCGTGGCGCGGCTCCCCGAGCGGCAGCGCCTCGCCGTCGCCTACCACTACCTGGGTGGGCTCTCGCACGTGGAGACGGCGGAGCTCATCGGGGGGAGCGCGGCGGCCGTCCGGCGAGCGTCGGCGGACGGCATCGCGGCGTTGCGTCGGGAACTGACGACGGCGCGGGACGGAGGGTTCGAGTGACCCGGCGGGAGGACAGCATGAGCGACCAGTTGGCTG from Austwickia sp. includes the following:
- a CDS encoding glycosyltransferase, producing MTRPLVSVIIPAFNAERTLGEAISSALMQTYAPLEIVVVDDGSTDRTAQIMAGYGPLIRAVSQPRGGVSAARNAGIRAARGAMIALLDADDVLLPPHVEAAMRVWARAGGGRRHVAADASLYGARGIKRRRVLPDRMPRRLEGQRRRIMEHNIVAMFHVYPRAMWSEIGGYDESMRAVEDWDFAARAVYSGWEVVRQPTPYALYRRGPGTLSTDGAAMSVGERAFRRHILEAFGACMSAEERLQAEVPLRRGTWSEHVAAGEAALARAEGARAADAFAAAAAMAPHDPRLRRKALALRVPGVWRAYAARQARRAEGRLLPEPSAPPAS
- a CDS encoding radical SAM protein — its product is MTSHARWIRLAGRVARRGGLYVRRLRHGPRMAAQQVLLDAALARRWTRIPVLPLLLDVEPNNYCNYRCAHCQVTHWDNARVSLDLAGLDRILDQFPRVAEVTLQGMGEPLLNRETPALLRRLAQRGIRADLTTNGSVMTDEVRDALLDTDTRVTFSLDGATPEVFEAIRVRSSLDRVRTNVRRLTEARSRYGGRRPRLDARMVVTTRNVHELPDVVRLAAQLGLDAVVAHTVLVDWGRRDMEDVNLGTRVRDHPGLTGPLAEAERTAAEVGIDFAHSDELYDRDQVCRWPWTRPFISAAGDVTPCCVLSDPTRYAVGNLHEQSIRDIWNNDAYQQLRARLASGRIPETCAACYATDERDQASTSRPPATTPADGAPNPSPLVGPSPVAIG
- a CDS encoding SRPBCC family protein → MSVVERRTTATPDAVWAVIADGWTFASWVVGASRVRAVEAGWPAVGAHVHHSVGTWPAVLNDDTEVLECEPGSRIVLLARTRPVGEAKVDITLTPDGGGTVIRMAEDFVTGPALVVPRPARSAALRARNTETLHRLALMAERRQEP
- a CDS encoding NAD(P)/FAD-dependent oxidoreductase, with product MTHGQPAPPRRPRPSDEPPASRGAGQGHPRGAGQGHARGASQGNARGATEVVDAVVIGAGHHGLVAAATLADAGWDVLVLEERAVVGGAVASVDHDGWIMDEFSACYPLAVASPILPGLGLEDHGLRWASARTQVAHLAWPQDTWAPAVRSRPQDTAALLAEDDPRDGPAWMRLVEQYQAIKEPFLQALLTRWPPVLPAGRLAAAVGPAHLPDLVRFMLLPTTRMGAEVFHGRAGRELLAGNAMHADAPPTAPVSGVFGWLMTMLAQDVGFPSPVGGAAQLAHALLGRTQAAGVRVDLGTIVRRVVVHDGAAGGVETSDGRRIKARRAVIADTSAPILYERLLEAHEVPAGLRARLRQFEWDLPTVKLNYRLSGPMPWRAEQARGAGVVHVGRGVSGLVQWSADLEAGTIPQHPFALIGQMSSIDPSRSPAGTETLWLYTHLPRGVTDDGAAGELVANSEAMLDEYAPDWRDLIVERWTQTPATLEEANANLGQGAVGGGTQQLFQQAIWRPGTGFGGPRTHLRGLYLGSAASHPGGGVHGACGYLAARAALTDAKPWGRRGETVRLAAVRRLYADASPPWVWPGA
- a CDS encoding catalase translates to MPAENPPPTVEQPTTPGPPPVPNPDQQGPEQVSATGSPTGAPATSRAQSGEFLTTAAGVRLRDTDHSLKAGRRGPTLLQDHHLREKITHFDHERIPERAVHARGAGAHGTFTSYGTAGKITSAGFLAADVTTPVFVRFSTVVGSRGSADTVRDTRGFAVKFYTDEGTFDLVGNNMPVFFIQDGIKFPDLVHAAKPHPDREIPQAQSAHDTFWDFVSLHTEAQHHTIWNMSDRGIPASYRAMEGFGVHTFRLTNAAGETCLVKFHWKPVAGVHSMVWEEAQLTQGADPDFHRRDLADAIEAGAYPEWELGVQVMPDTEDEMFAGIDLLDPTKLVPEELCPVQMLGKLVLTANPTNYFAETEQVAFHPGHVVPGIDVTNDPLLQARLFSYIDTQLTRLGGPNFNQIPINRPHCPVNDMLRDGFHQGGVHTGVAPYRPNSLDAGNPAATPADQRPFVEVAAPVSGEKVRAVPESFGDHFSQARMFLRSLTPAEQDHVAAAYTFELGKCYESAIRERQLAHLAAIDAGLAQRVATGLGMAVPEPTTAVPEVDPSPALAQIKPGVTYPVAGRVVGVVASDEADLDAVRAAVDAVESAGMTAFVLAGHGGFLGGTGGVPVHRTLLGTRSIEYDALLLVSGITPGPDATGGIDAKAGDPSGIPNTAIDPRLSMLLGEMYRHCKAIAYLAAAEGALAAAGIEEDAPGVVAADDAAAGVAALADLLGTHRVWDRFPAQGL
- a CDS encoding catalase family protein; this translates as MPNYVRFSPDVETPVDNEAALIDDITEMMAQANLAEFEKNRHAVRDAHAKSHGVLAGRLVIRPDLPEHLRQGIFASAGTHDVVVRLSSAPGGVRPDDIPQPRGFALKVMEVDGPRLLIGDESHNQDFLLVNIPSLAFGTIPKYKDMLPMLETRAGFPSAVQRAGAAVARGVEHVVEGVGREASSTLQGLASSNHHLLGETYFSQGALRFGDYIAKISVAPSSDNARALTGKDMADLSQSGIERAVADVTRDQSVAFDLRVQLCTDLAAMPVEDAAIEWSEKESPYEVLGTITFPPQDSFSDPRRVWADDALAFSPWNGVEAHQPLGSIMRIRRHVYQVSSDRRHRMNAVPLTEPRSLADVPA
- a CDS encoding antibiotic biosynthesis monooxygenase — encoded protein: MILITVKFPIRSDRQHDWEKLSTDYATAVAAEPGCIFFEFSRSVADPQTYVCIEGFRDSAAGEEHMRQDHVSRFMAEMPDIVSAQPQIIYVDTPDVDGFGPMGEIVPRDA
- a CDS encoding methylated-DNA--[protein]-cysteine S-methyltransferase — translated: MAAADDVTTGARRRAAGDTAPATHAAIRRHAHVPTTLGDLLLVADGDELAGVYFPDHRYPPAPDQIGAPTDITDATRPRDPVLGRAATQLREYLAGQRRTFQLPLRAAGDAFAQRVWALLCEIPYGSTTTYGELADRLGDRRRAQAVGQAVGHNPLSIVVPCHRVLGADGGLRGFAGGLDRKRALLALEQPVGASPDRLF